The genome window CCACCCAGTTCAATTAATCCAATCTGAAGGTGGTTTTCTAACATCCGAAAACCCAGCTGTCCTCACTGGTAAAGTCACCATGCTCCGGATTATAATACCTTGCCCGCAGATACTGAACTGCATATTCGTGGAAGGACTAAATTACTATATACACCACAAAATTTCTTGGTGCTCCACCCACACAATTCTTAATCACATCAGCCTTCCAATAAGGTAAAATTGAAATGCAAAGATTAGAAAAAATAATTTCTTTTGCATGGTAATCTCTTTTTAAAAACTGGTCAACGTTTTTAAAAATCAGCATAATACAATCTTGTTCAATCCATTCAAGATCACACATCCAATC of Roseburia hominis contains these proteins:
- a CDS encoding barstar family protein, yielding MNKIEFVTEGELEYIRKLKNESGDIFEVEIDGAQIANRQDYLSFMSKELKFPIFSEGFDSYNDWMCDLEWIEQDCIMLIFKNVDQFLKRDYHAKEIIFSNLCISILPYWKADVIKNCVGGAPRNFVVYIVI